In one window of Ruminococcus albus AD2013 DNA:
- the yfcE gene encoding phosphodiesterase: MKLFIASDIHGSAYWCEKMLAAFEKSGAEKMLLLGDILYHGPRNDLPEEYAPKKVIAMLNPLKEKILCVRGNCDTEVDQMVLDFPILADYALICADGLTIFATHGHKFNCDDLPPMSKGTILLHGHTHVPVIEDHGDFTYINPGSVSIPKENSAHSYLILENGKFTFGEL; this comes from the coding sequence ATGAAACTCTTTATAGCCTCCGATATACATGGTTCAGCTTACTGGTGCGAGAAAATGCTGGCGGCGTTTGAAAAAAGCGGTGCAGAGAAAATGCTCCTGCTGGGGGATATCCTCTACCACGGTCCGCGCAATGACCTGCCCGAGGAATATGCACCCAAGAAAGTCATCGCTATGCTGAACCCACTGAAAGAGAAGATACTCTGCGTGCGCGGCAACTGCGATACCGAGGTTGACCAGATGGTGCTGGATTTCCCGATACTGGCTGATTATGCTCTTATCTGTGCCGATGGTTTAACAATATTCGCCACCCATGGTCATAAATTCAATTGTGATGACCTGCCGCCGATGAGCAAGGGTACAATACTTCTTCATGGTCATACGCACGTGCCTGTTATCGAAGATCACGGTGATTTTACCTATATCAATCCCGGCTCGGTGTCTATCCCGAAGGAGAATTCTGCTCACAGCTATCTTATTCTGGAAAACGGAAAATTCACATTTGGTGAATTGTAA
- a CDS encoding bifunctional folylpolyglutamate synthase/dihydrofolate synthase — MFEYSNEKAIEYIFGFSHSGKSVKDLSRIKMLMSAIGDPQDRLKFVHIAGTNGKGSTARMFDGVFVRAGLKTGLFTSPFIIEYADRIQVNDRNIDSEALARLADKVHEAVSEFPEDTGFSQFEITQAIAFLYFEEQGCDIVVLETGLGGLLDCTNIITTPLLTVITKVDLDHTAILGDTVELIAAQKAGIIKRGVPCILSAGNTDEVRLVVAEKAMEMGSRLVIPDVDEISVQNSGLDGTNFTYKGRNFHTSMAGIHQTDNALSVIEGCEILRDIFDLTDEDIREGIADAVLPGRTEILSRKPLVMVDGGHNPDGVRALAKVIAGKRPCHAVIGMCRDKNLREALSVLIHHVDGFVTVDGFSDRAENAAELAELINSLGGKAIPAQNGLLTEIENMKHQNKDGLTLICGSLYLVSAVHEIYKN; from the coding sequence ATGTTTGAATACAGTAACGAAAAGGCGATAGAATACATATTCGGGTTCTCACATTCGGGCAAGTCCGTTAAAGACCTGAGCAGGATAAAAATGCTTATGTCGGCAATAGGCGACCCACAGGACAGGCTGAAATTCGTGCATATAGCAGGCACTAACGGCAAGGGCTCCACAGCCCGTATGTTTGACGGTGTGTTCGTCCGTGCAGGGCTGAAAACAGGACTTTTTACCTCGCCGTTTATAATTGAGTACGCCGACAGGATACAGGTGAACGACAGAAATATCGACAGCGAAGCCCTTGCAAGACTTGCAGACAAAGTCCATGAAGCAGTATCAGAATTTCCCGAAGATACGGGCTTCTCTCAGTTTGAGATAACTCAGGCGATAGCTTTCCTGTACTTTGAAGAACAGGGCTGTGATATCGTTGTGCTTGAAACAGGTCTGGGCGGTCTGCTGGACTGCACAAACATCATAACCACACCTCTGCTGACCGTCATAACCAAGGTAGACCTCGACCATACCGCCATACTCGGTGATACGGTCGAACTCATAGCCGCCCAGAAAGCGGGGATAATCAAAAGGGGAGTGCCTTGTATCCTCAGCGCAGGCAACACCGATGAAGTAAGGCTGGTTGTGGCTGAAAAGGCAATGGAAATGGGTTCTCGGCTTGTCATACCGGATGTGGATGAAATATCAGTACAAAATTCGGGACTTGATGGCACGAACTTTACCTATAAAGGCAGAAATTTCCATACCTCAATGGCAGGTATCCATCAGACAGATAATGCCCTCTCGGTCATTGAGGGCTGTGAGATACTCCGTGATATATTTGACCTTACCGATGAAGATATCCGTGAGGGCATAGCTGATGCGGTACTGCCCGGCAGGACGGAGATACTCTCACGCAAACCTCTGGTTATGGTTGACGGCGGACATAATCCCGACGGTGTACGCGCCTTAGCAAAGGTAATAGCAGGGAAGCGTCCCTGTCACGCGGTTATAGGTATGTGCCGCGATAAGAACCTGCGTGAAGCTCTGAGTGTGCTGATACACCATGTTGACGGCTTTGTCACCGTTGACGGTTTCTCCGACCGCGCAGAAAATGCGGCAGAGCTTGCAGAGCTGATAAACTCACTCGGCGGTAAAGCGATCCCTGCACAGAACGGTCTGCTAACTGAAATAGAAAATATGAAACATCAGAATAAAGATGGCTTGACACTGATATGCGGTTCCCTCTACCTGGTGTCGGCAGTTCATGAGATATATAAAAACTGA
- a CDS encoding ROK family transcriptional regulator, whose product MEQHGISKLDLKRRNRMQVLKILKQRGPTSRIDIAGTLELTRAAVTIITNEMIEQGIIQEIGEYKHITEKAPRGRKKILIDINHHYKFVIGVTLEEDIVSVGLSTLAGAVLDKRNLSIDHTIEYNAIFDFVRKSIKEVLADNCLDKNSILGIGFGVFPTMYEKLGVEVKDGIPDYTKVRNLIRGYTDLPLVFDNSVKGTAMANIDFLKTKDPNRQNIAFLQYGNNMNFVVTNLNEPIVSYDNRTGFVDKMIINPYSERVCEKCGRRGCVENEITPAATFVKLSEVYSPDKTPYLYEASKGNFKNVKMDMVQTAYDKDDPAVKEVIDSEIKLTAVLINNLYFSTNPQKIVLHHFTNHTNSEVDFNRIRNALNEIGGPLVAGKIETSIIEDKHRFLSGCALAIRELFFNRGGFDAN is encoded by the coding sequence ATGGAACAGCATGGTATCAGTAAACTCGACCTGAAAAGGCGAAACAGAATGCAGGTCCTCAAAATTCTGAAGCAGAGGGGACCGACATCGCGAATAGATATCGCAGGCACCTTGGAACTTACCAGGGCAGCTGTAACTATTATTACAAATGAGATGATCGAGCAGGGCATTATCCAGGAGATAGGCGAGTATAAGCACATCACCGAGAAGGCGCCCCGCGGCAGAAAGAAGATACTTATAGATATCAATCATCACTATAAGTTCGTTATCGGCGTAACTCTTGAAGAGGATATAGTCAGCGTGGGTCTTTCCACTCTGGCAGGCGCAGTGCTTGATAAGAGAAATCTTTCGATAGATCATACCATCGAGTACAATGCTATCTTTGACTTTGTAAGAAAGTCCATAAAGGAAGTACTGGCTGATAACTGCCTGGATAAGAATTCTATCCTGGGTATAGGTTTCGGCGTATTCCCCACAATGTATGAGAAGCTTGGCGTTGAAGTCAAGGACGGTATCCCCGATTATACAAAGGTACGCAACCTTATCAGGGGCTATACCGATCTGCCTCTGGTGTTTGATAACTCTGTCAAGGGCACCGCTATGGCGAACATCGACTTCCTCAAGACCAAGGATCCCAACAGACAGAACATAGCTTTCCTGCAGTACGGCAATAACATGAACTTCGTTGTAACAAACCTCAACGAGCCTATCGTTTCGTATGATAACAGAACAGGCTTCGTTGATAAGATGATAATCAATCCTTACAGCGAGAGAGTATGTGAAAAGTGCGGAAGACGCGGCTGTGTTGAGAATGAGATTACTCCTGCGGCTACATTTGTCAAGCTGAGCGAGGTATATTCTCCCGATAAGACCCCTTACCTCTATGAGGCTTCCAAGGGCAACTTCAAAAATGTTAAAATGGATATGGTGCAGACAGCATACGACAAGGATGACCCTGCTGTCAAGGAAGTTATCGACAGCGAGATCAAGCTGACCGCTGTGCTGATAAACAACCTTTATTTCTCCACCAATCCTCAGAAGATAGTTCTGCACCACTTTACCAACCATACCAACAGCGAGGTGGATTTCAACCGCATCAGAAATGCCCTCAATGAGATAGGTGGTCCCCTGGTTGCAGGCAAGATCGAGACTTCCATAATCGAAGACAAGCACCGCTTCCTGTCGGGCTGCGCTCTGGCTATCAGAGAACTGTTCTTCAACCGCGGCGGCTTCGATGCAAATTAA
- a CDS encoding YdbC family protein has product MAELKFEIVEHVGVLSENAKGWTKELNKVSWGDHPAKYDIRDWSPDHTRMAKGVTLTDEELATLKDILNGEVEDDIDESQML; this is encoded by the coding sequence ATGGCAGAACTGAAATTTGAGATCGTGGAGCACGTAGGTGTGCTTTCCGAAAACGCTAAGGGCTGGACCAAGGAGCTGAACAAGGTAAGCTGGGGAGATCACCCTGCAAAGTACGATATCAGAGACTGGTCACCCGACCATACAAGAATGGCTAAGGGCGTAACACTTACCGATGAGGAGCTGGCTACCCTGAAAGATATCCTCAACGGCGAGGTAGAAGACGATATTGACGAATCTCAGATGCTGTAA
- a CDS encoding lipopolysaccharide biosynthesis protein translates to MSEKRIGSSYGKLMMNTIVFAIGSFSSKVLVLLLVPIYTKHLTQSELGRTDYLTQIANWIIPLATMTISEAIIRFGLDKAYDKKKVFTLGNLVCGAGMLLFAAILGLVSLIGVADKWISGYAVLLFMYVLMSGIKTLYTTFVRAMEKVRLFAVAGIVATFFTLFFMVLFYLVLPENFLGANTGIQKYLLSTILSDAITAVFVTFAAKLWRYIDFKDIDRELLHTMLQYSVPLIPAQLLWLITNSSDSFMTVHYIGEDRNGVLSAAYKIPNLVATVYMMFGQAWNMSAITENDSEDRDKFYEKVFDFNQSLLYILAAGCLLIVQPITNVWIGEEFRECVKYSPLLIYSTIFSCLTTFMGSIYLASKLTKRSLFTSLISGVINVGLNIVLIPTIGLYGPPLSTIASYMTVFIIRAFDSKKIVPFRMDIRKMIVSNVLVMMMTAVLVKETDLMHHKLLYLVVLAMFCAVFVINMESINSLFFRFMPKRIAEKVTNLGTKKLSFIAAGVVAFAGLNLLFKCVPLILVLAAGYALGIKIDAPKIFLFCQVLCSALIWLIFGHIFGAGVLFIMCAAPIIIYRKKRYIAMTVASFDLFLGSLILSDLGWFLFLIQLIALMVIYRRMIAEFALDYIEYGTLGPLDKITGMIPVRRGKNGTSTSELPAGKKSDSQ, encoded by the coding sequence ATGAGTGAAAAAAGGATAGGCTCAAGCTACGGCAAGCTGATGATGAATACCATCGTCTTTGCCATCGGCTCATTCAGCTCAAAAGTGCTGGTGCTGCTGCTTGTGCCGATTTATACCAAACATCTGACACAGTCGGAACTTGGCAGGACTGATTACCTCACCCAGATAGCCAACTGGATAATACCCCTCGCTACTATGACCATCAGCGAAGCTATAATACGCTTCGGTCTGGACAAGGCTTACGACAAGAAAAAGGTATTCACACTGGGAAATCTGGTGTGCGGTGCGGGTATGCTGTTGTTTGCGGCAATTCTCGGGCTGGTGAGCCTTATCGGAGTGGCGGATAAATGGATAAGCGGCTACGCGGTCTTGCTGTTTATGTATGTATTAATGTCAGGTATAAAGACATTGTATACGACATTCGTGAGGGCAATGGAAAAAGTGCGGCTCTTCGCAGTGGCGGGCATAGTCGCCACGTTCTTCACACTGTTTTTCATGGTTCTGTTCTACCTTGTGCTCCCGGAAAATTTCCTCGGGGCGAACACGGGTATACAGAAGTACCTGCTCTCCACCATCTTGTCCGATGCGATAACTGCGGTATTCGTGACCTTTGCCGCCAAACTGTGGCGGTATATCGACTTCAAGGATATCGACAGGGAACTCCTGCATACTATGCTCCAGTATTCAGTACCGCTGATACCTGCACAGCTGCTGTGGCTGATAACAAACAGCTCAGACAGCTTCATGACAGTACACTACATCGGTGAGGACAGGAACGGCGTGCTTTCTGCGGCGTACAAGATACCGAACCTTGTGGCTACGGTCTATATGATGTTCGGGCAGGCGTGGAATATGTCCGCCATAACCGAGAACGATTCCGAGGACAGGGATAAGTTCTACGAAAAGGTATTTGATTTCAACCAGAGCCTGCTTTATATTCTTGCGGCAGGCTGTCTGCTCATCGTACAGCCCATAACGAATGTCTGGATAGGCGAAGAATTTCGTGAATGCGTCAAGTATTCGCCTCTGCTGATATATTCCACTATATTCTCCTGCCTGACCACATTCATGGGCAGTATCTATCTGGCAAGCAAGCTGACAAAGCGCTCGCTGTTCACCAGCCTTATATCGGGTGTTATAAACGTGGGGCTGAATATCGTGCTGATACCTACAATAGGTCTGTACGGTCCGCCTCTTTCGACTATCGCAAGCTATATGACGGTTTTCATCATACGCGCTTTCGATTCTAAAAAGATAGTGCCTTTCAGAATGGATATCCGCAAGATGATAGTCAGCAATGTGCTTGTCATGATGATGACGGCTGTACTCGTTAAGGAAACCGACCTCATGCACCACAAGCTGCTGTACCTTGTGGTACTAGCGATGTTCTGTGCGGTGTTCGTTATCAATATGGAGTCCATAAACAGCCTGTTCTTCCGCTTTATGCCAAAGCGCATAGCGGAGAAGGTAACGAACCTCGGCACAAAGAAGCTTTCGTTCATCGCCGCGGGAGTTGTGGCATTTGCGGGACTTAACCTGCTGTTCAAGTGCGTTCCGCTGATACTTGTGCTGGCTGCGGGCTATGCCCTCGGCATAAAGATAGATGCGCCAAAGATATTCCTGTTCTGTCAGGTGCTGTGTTCGGCACTGATATGGCTGATATTCGGTCATATTTTCGGGGCGGGAGTGCTGTTCATCATGTGTGCGGCACCGATAATTATATACAGGAAGAAGCGTTATATCGCCATGACGGTAGCTTCTTTCGACCTGTTCCTCGGCTCGCTGATACTCAGTGATCTGGGCTGGTTCCTGTTCCTGATACAGCTTATCGCGCTTATGGTCATCTACCGCAGAATGATAGCCGAATTTGCACTTGATTATATCGAATACGGTACTCTGGGACCCCTCGACAAGATCACCGGCATGATACCGGTACGCCGCGGGAAGAACGGTACTTCAACAAGCGAACTGCCTGCCGGCAAGAAGTCCGACAGTCAATAA
- the yfbR gene encoding 5'-deoxynucleotidase: protein MDRFFAVVSRMKYINRWALMRNTIKENISEHSLETAFIAHALALIRNERFGGNVNAERCALLAMYHDTTEIITGDLPTPIKYYSKEIKGAYNEVEEKAKNTLISYLPDDLKKYYEPLLSPTEEEKELWKLVKGADKLSALIKCIEERKMGNADFASAEKATIEAIHKLAIPEVEVFMEEFIPAYDLTLDEQA from the coding sequence ATGGACAGATTTTTTGCCGTTGTATCACGTATGAAATATATCAACCGCTGGGCACTTATGCGCAATACCATCAAGGAGAATATCAGCGAACATTCTCTGGAGACCGCTTTCATCGCCCATGCATTGGCGCTTATCCGCAACGAGCGCTTCGGCGGTAACGTTAATGCCGAAAGATGCGCACTTCTGGCGATGTATCACGATACCACCGAGATAATCACAGGCGACCTGCCCACACCCATAAAGTATTACAGCAAGGAGATAAAAGGTGCCTATAACGAGGTAGAGGAAAAGGCGAAAAACACCCTTATCAGCTATCTTCCCGATGACCTTAAAAAATACTACGAACCACTGCTTTCCCCCACCGAAGAGGAGAAAGAGCTCTGGAAACTGGTGAAAGGCGCAGATAAGCTCTCGGCGCTGATAAAGTGCATCGAGGAGCGCAAGATGGGTAATGCAGATTTCGCATCGGCTGAAAAAGCCACCATCGAAGCCATACACAAGCTGGCTATACCCGAAGTCGAGGTGTTCATGGAAGAATTCATTCCCGCCTACGACCTCACCCTCGATGAACAGGCTTGA
- a CDS encoding DAK2 domain-containing protein translates to MINGNMLRRAFISGAHSITNKKKSVDELNVFPVPDGDTGSNMSMTINNSVAELENLDDNVPVSTVASTAASCLLRGARGNSGVILSLIFRGFSKALAGKTEMSAEDLVNSLELGVQGAYKSVMKPTEGTILTVAREAAEKGRETLKSTNDPTAVMADVCAQAKKTLDKTPELLPALAKAGVVDAGGMGLLIIFEAIRDVFEGGEVIVQQEQPVEKKTVEAEGAVTVDTFSSVVGQYDAEINFTYCTEMLITKKPDCDDPIKLRAYLETIGDCVVVVDDDEIIKVHVHTNNPGKAIEKGLEFGYINFPKVENMKLQHEKEQKKAKSAFTPAEQTNEFGFVAVAAGNGIETMFKDLGVDCVVKGGQTMNPSTQDILEAIMSCPAKTVFVLPNNKNIIMAAEQAVKLADRKVCVLQTRTIPQGMSAMLAYDPDADFNTNRIEMTAAIERVSTGQITFAARDSDYEGHSIKQGEILAMENGRLSFVDKDLAKAAFKLTKKLVKGDSSFITIIYGSDVTDDAAEALYKQISNKYSNLDVNLINGGQPVYYYIISVE, encoded by the coding sequence GTGATAAACGGAAATATGCTGCGCCGTGCTTTCATCAGCGGAGCGCACAGTATCACAAATAAAAAGAAGTCAGTGGATGAACTGAATGTATTCCCCGTGCCCGATGGCGATACGGGTTCAAATATGTCCATGACGATAAATAATTCGGTGGCAGAGCTTGAAAACCTTGATGATAACGTACCTGTAAGCACTGTTGCAAGCACAGCGGCTTCCTGCCTGCTGAGGGGTGCAAGAGGAAACTCGGGCGTTATACTCTCGCTGATATTCAGGGGCTTCTCAAAGGCTCTGGCAGGTAAGACCGAGATGAGTGCCGAAGACCTTGTAAACTCCCTTGAACTGGGCGTTCAGGGCGCGTATAAGTCTGTTATGAAGCCCACAGAGGGCACTATACTCACCGTGGCAAGAGAAGCGGCTGAAAAGGGAAGAGAGACACTGAAGTCTACCAATGACCCCACAGCTGTCATGGCAGATGTCTGTGCGCAGGCAAAGAAGACTCTGGATAAGACCCCCGAACTTCTGCCCGCACTGGCTAAGGCAGGCGTTGTTGACGCTGGCGGCATGGGTCTGCTGATAATATTTGAAGCTATCCGCGATGTATTTGAAGGCGGCGAGGTCATCGTTCAGCAGGAACAGCCTGTCGAGAAGAAGACTGTTGAAGCCGAGGGCGCTGTTACCGTGGATACATTCTCATCGGTAGTGGGTCAGTACGATGCTGAGATAAACTTCACCTACTGCACCGAGATGCTGATAACCAAAAAGCCCGATTGTGATGACCCCATCAAGCTGAGGGCATACCTTGAGACCATCGGCGACTGCGTTGTTGTGGTGGACGATGATGAGATAATCAAGGTGCACGTACACACCAACAACCCCGGCAAGGCTATCGAGAAAGGTCTTGAATTCGGTTATATAAACTTCCCGAAGGTGGAGAACATGAAGCTCCAGCATGAGAAGGAGCAGAAGAAAGCCAAGAGTGCCTTTACTCCCGCCGAGCAGACCAACGAGTTCGGATTTGTGGCAGTAGCCGCAGGCAACGGTATCGAGACCATGTTCAAGGATCTTGGTGTTGACTGTGTTGTAAAGGGCGGTCAGACCATGAACCCTTCTACACAGGATATACTCGAAGCTATTATGAGCTGTCCCGCAAAGACGGTATTCGTACTGCCCAACAACAAGAACATCATCATGGCGGCAGAACAGGCAGTAAAGCTTGCCGACAGAAAGGTATGCGTGCTCCAGACAAGGACTATCCCACAGGGTATGTCTGCGATGCTGGCGTATGACCCCGATGCTGACTTCAACACTAATCGTATTGAGATGACAGCGGCGATCGAGAGGGTATCCACAGGACAGATAACCTTTGCAGCGCGTGATTCTGATTACGAGGGACACTCCATCAAGCAGGGTGAGATACTTGCCATGGAGAACGGCAGACTTTCCTTTGTAGACAAAGACCTTGCGAAAGCGGCATTCAAGCTGACTAAGAAGCTTGTCAAGGGTGACAGTTCGTTCATCACGATAATCTACGGTTCAGACGTTACGGACGATGCGGCAGAAGCGCTGTACAAGCAGATAAGCAATAAATATTCCAACCTTGATGTTAACCTGATAAACGGCGGACAGCCTGTTTACTACTACATCATATCGGTAGAATGA
- a CDS encoding Asp23/Gls24 family envelope stress response protein: MIKIKNHLGTIGISTGYLRQLISNTAENCFGVAGLNAYGAKQGVNTMLKRQNTTKGVIISQDGDALVVDLHITVTYGVNVGAIVDSIIHKVNYVLTNEAGITVKSVNVYVDEMTD; encoded by the coding sequence ATGATAAAAATAAAAAATCATCTTGGTACTATTGGTATATCCACAGGCTATCTCAGACAGCTGATATCCAATACTGCCGAAAATTGCTTCGGCGTTGCGGGACTGAACGCATACGGTGCCAAGCAGGGCGTAAATACCATGCTCAAAAGGCAGAATACCACTAAAGGCGTTATAATCTCCCAGGACGGCGACGCGCTTGTGGTAGATCTGCATATCACCGTAACATACGGCGTTAATGTGGGCGCTATCGTTGACAGTATCATACATAAAGTTAACTACGTTCTGACAAATGAAGCAGGTATAACAGTCAAGTCAGTCAACGTATATGTTGATGAGATGACCGACTGA
- a CDS encoding GNAT family N-acetyltransferase, whose protein sequence is MNIKDYIIRQETEKDCREVEEMAREAFWNLSVPGCSEHYFIHLLRQHKAFLPQLDYVLESDGRILGCVMYSESDITDEQGCKRTVLTMGPLCVRKGYQRQGLGKALLEHTFRLAEEMGYDTVINFGNPDNYVARGYKSCRKYNVCFEGDIYPAALLVKTLKDGVFDGRKWYYHQNDADAPCEDEAAVEEYDKLFPPMKKAWQPSQEEFYIHSHSVIARE, encoded by the coding sequence ATGAATATCAAAGACTATATCATTCGACAGGAAACAGAAAAGGACTGCCGTGAGGTAGAGGAAATGGCTCGTGAAGCTTTCTGGAATTTAAGCGTACCGGGATGCAGTGAGCATTATTTTATACATCTGTTAAGACAGCACAAGGCTTTTCTGCCGCAGCTTGACTATGTACTGGAAAGCGATGGCAGGATACTGGGCTGTGTGATGTATTCCGAATCTGATATCACAGATGAACAGGGCTGTAAACGGACTGTACTCACCATGGGTCCCCTTTGCGTGAGGAAAGGATATCAGCGTCAGGGGCTGGGCAAGGCTTTGCTTGAACACACTTTCAGGCTGGCAGAAGAGATGGGCTACGATACTGTAATAAACTTCGGAAACCCCGATAACTATGTTGCGAGGGGATATAAAAGCTGCCGAAAGTACAATGTGTGCTTTGAGGGAGATATCTATCCTGCGGCACTGCTGGTGAAGACACTGAAAGACGGTGTGTTCGATGGCAGAAAATGGTATTATCACCAGAACGATGCTGATGCACCTTGTGAAGATGAAGCTGCGGTGGAAGAGTATGACAAGCTTTTCCCGCCGATGAAAAAGGCATGGCAGCCAAGTCAGGAAGAGTTCTATATCCACAGTCATTCGGTGATAGCCCGCGAATGA